Proteins from one Rosa chinensis cultivar Old Blush chromosome 7, RchiOBHm-V2, whole genome shotgun sequence genomic window:
- the LOC112177578 gene encoding disease resistance protein At4g27190 gives MEILAAIAGKLAEYSVAPIGLQVGYLAHYKSNHQKLQTKLKELIAVRDGVQHKVDHVEREGKRVEATVLNWKARVNAIITEAEEFLKDGRHAQTECLHGFCPHLVLRYRLSRKSTKLAEEIDELDQKKEFPNFAYDVTPQEVFLVSTGHYSTFDSRNSIVMRVMEELRNPNTEMILVWGIGGVGKTTLVEEVLRKAKDDNLFDDVVMVRDVKENPDLEKIQKEIATKLGMSINENQTLAERAPSLCTRIKEKRTLVVLDDVWEKIDLVAVGVPRLATCKVVLTCRSRKELSLDRRTQTDISLDVLNEEETWSLFEKMAGDVVKDSRIRSIAIEIAKKCGGLPVLIVTVARALKDRNKLHHWNDTLRRLRGFDNKELMEKTYSALEWSYDQLEDKELKPLFLLCGIIVVKNHIYLADLLKYGFGLDLIKNVNKIEDAREALYTLVDKLKDSCLLLDSDIYMHVRMHDLVCEVATQIAYREHHVLSVGYGGELKEWPEKDFFERCSKMSLKSSNIPMLSEVPWKCPKIEMFHLYRKAGLGDAWVGIPANFFSEMEKLKVLGLTKVHVVSLFSSLQFLKNLQTLCLEECLLGEENQEIALVGHLCNLEILSFARSNIKQLPEEIGQLIRLRWLDLSECDELEVISPGVISRLERLEDLSLRNVYLKWEAERGGSNASLLELKDLSQLTALEIYIEDANILPSYLFSSRLVRYQIYIGDVWNSWGKTMAETTLNTLKLKLAPSDELDHGIKTLLKKSEDLSLDGTESVKSIARQLHVEDFQRLIHLRLQNNVDFTYIINRKVVFPNLTTLSIWNCDHLSFLFSFSMAQSLVELKHLEVSRCAIMEVIISSRDQPNGENIDIVFRKLESLTLKQLPNLDRFCTESCTEFSSVMKFDAELGASIFDPTSSKKLDVKNGTAIRACLFDPQVVFPNLTTLSIWNCDHLSFLFSFSMAQSLVELKHLEVSGCAIMEAIISSRDQPNGENIDIVFRKLESLTLKQLPNLDRFCTESCTEFSSVMKFDAELGASIFDPMSSKKLDVENGTAIRACLFDPQVKFPSLERLKIDGLGKLHTLWNNKFADQDSFCQLKEVEVSNCNSLKKIFPVSVARRLQKLHSLYVIGCDEVEEIITGEQGLETESPHLVFPKVTHVGFLYLPKLSRFYPGIIASKWPLLKQLNIYGCGKMKMFAAELPISSERHEPNPLIEQSLFLIDKDSFPNLEFLKLDVAGEIWYGPSSAQFFPKLKTIRFYNWARFSKQAAIHFLEKLPNLEEIAITDDVSTEIFVNEEINGGEEIRAVKTLRVYRMPKLLQLGNGNSQTAGPLFPNLVTLHVSWCNMLRSVESSAISFRNLTTLEVVDCDGLEYLTSYSVAKSLMQLTTLHVSFCIGLRAIIGASNEDDHDTGATCEIAFTRLQHLSLYRLPSLQGFCSGNCIVKLPSSTELHVSYCPIELKISSEGVLLSNRKPERVEIAKPEIAEEVDDNGDGEKEKDEDVGTRH, from the exons ATGGAGATTCTTGCTGCAATTGCTGGAAAACTTGCCGAGTACTCAGTTGCACCAATTGGACTCCAAGTGGGTTATCTAGCTCACTACAAAAGCAACCATCAAAAGCTGCAGACCAAATTGAAGGAATTAATTGCTGTCAGAGATGGGGTTCAACATAAGGTTGATCATGTTGAGAGAGAAGGTAAAAGAGTCGAGGCTACTGTTCTGAACTGGAAGGCAAGAGTGAATGCAATCATCACAGAGGCAGAGGAATTCCTGAAAGACGGCCGCCACGCGCAAACCGAGTGTCTTCATGGTTTTTGTCCTCATTTGGTGCTCCGTTATCGACTAAGCAGGAAATCAACAAAATTGGCGGAGGAGATTGATGAACTTGATCAAAAAAAGGAGTTCCCCAACTTTGCATATGATGTTACTCCACAAGAGGTATTTCTCGTATCTACCGGGCATTACAGTACATTTGATTCAAGGAATTCAATTGTGATGAGAGTCATGGAGGAACTGAGAAATCCTAATACAGAAATGATTCTGGTATGGGGAATCGGTGGAGTAGGGAAGACCACACTCGTGGAAGAAGTTCTTAGGAAAGCTAAGGATGACAACTTATTTGATGATGTGGTGATGGTGAGAGATGTTAAAGAGAACCCAGACCttgaaaaaatccaaaaagaaattGCCACAAAGTTAGGTATGAGCATCAACGAAAATCAGACTCTCGCTGAAAGAGCCCCCTCTCTGTGTACtaggataaaagaaaaaaggactCTTGTAGTTTTGGATGACGTTTGGGAAAAAATTGATCTGGTGGCTGTCGGAGTTCCCCGCCTGGCTACCTGTAAAGTAGTGCTGACATGTAGAAGCCGAAAGGAATTATCCTTGGATAGGCGTACACAAACAGATATTTCACTGGATGTTTTAAATGAAGAGGAAACCTGGAGTCTATTTGAGAAGATGGCTGGTGATGTTGTCAAAGATAGCCGCATAAGAAGCATAGCAATTGAAATAGCCAAAAAATGTGGAGGTTTGCCGGTCTTGATCGTTACGGTTGCAAGAGCTCTAAAAGACAGAAACAAGTTGCATCATTGGAATGACACCTTGAGACGTCTTAGAGGCTTTGACAACAAAGAATTGATGGAAAAAACATACTCAGCTCTGGAGTGGAGTTACGATCAGTTGGAAGATAAAGAGCTTAAGCCTTTGTTCTTGCTTTGTGGGATTATTGTAGTTAAGAACCATATTTATTTGGCAGACTTGTTGAAATAtggttttggtttggatttGATTAAAAATGTCAATAAAATAGAAGATGCACGAGAGGCATTGTATACACTCGTTGACAAGCTCAAAGACTCTTGCTTGTTGCTGGACAGTGATATCTATATGCATGTTAGAATGCATGATCTCGTATGTGAGGTTGCTACCCAGATTGCATACAGAGAACACCACGTCTTATCTGTTGGATATGGTGGTGAATTGAAAGAATGGCCAGAGAAAGATTTCTTTGAAAGGTGCAGTAAGATGTCTTTAAAATCCAGCAATATTCCCatgctttctgaagtaccatGGAAATGCCCGAAAATAGAGATGTTTCATTTGTATAGAAAAGCAGGCCTGGGTGATGCATGGGTGGGAATCCCAGCCAACTTTTTTAGTGAAATGGAGAAACTGAAAGTGTTGGGTTTAACAAAAGTGCATGTGGTGTCACTATTCTCATCTCTTCAGTtcttgaagaatcttcagacaTTGTGTTTAGAAGAATGCCTGCTGGGGGAAGAGAATCAAGAGATAGCTCTGGTTGGACATCTATGTAACTTGGAGATTCTTAGCTTTGCGCGGTCCAACATCAAACAGCTACCTGAAGAAATAGGGCAATTGATTCGATTGAGATGGTTGGATTTGAGTGAATGTGATGAACTTGAAGTGATTTCACCTGGTGTTATTTCAAGGTTGGAAAGACTAGAAGACTTATCACTGAGAAACGTCTATCTCAAATGGGAGGCTGAAAGGGGAGGAAGTAATGCTAGTCTTTTAGAGCTAAAAGACTTGTCTCAACTAACTGCATTGGAGATATATATTGAAGATGCAAATATTCTTCCATCATACTTGTTCTCCAGTAGGTTGGTAAGATACCAAATATATATTGGCGATGTTTGGAATAGTTGGGGGAAGACTATGGCTGAAACGACCCTCAACACGCTAAAACTGAAGCTCGCTCCCAGCGATGAATTGGACCACGGTATAAAAACATTGTTGAAGAAATCTGAAGATTTGTCTTTGGATGGAACAGAGAGTGTTAAAAGTATTGCCCGTCAATTACATGTTGAAGATTTTCAGCGACTGATACACCTCCGTCTCCAAAATAATGTTGATTTCACCTATATCATTAATAGGAAG GTTGTGTTCCCCAACTTAACAACCTTGAGCATATGGAACTGTGATCATCTAAGTTTCTTGTTCTCATTTTCTATGGCTCAAAGTCTGGTAGAGCTCAAACATCTTGAAGTATCCAGATGTGCAATAATGGAAGTGATAATATCATCAAGAGATCAACCTAATGGAGAAAATATCGATATCGTGTTCCGTAAGTTGGAAAGTCTAACATTAAAGCAACTTCCAAACCTCGATAGATTTTGTACTGAAAGTTGTACTGAATTTTCTTCCGTGATGAAATTTGATGCCGAACTGGGGGCATCCATCTTTGATCCTACGAGTAGTAAAAAACTTGATGTCAAGAATGGGACTGCTATACGAGCATGTCTTTTTGACCCACAG GTTGTGTTCCCCAACTTAACAACCTTGAGCATATGGAACTGTGATCATCTAAGTTTCTTGTTCTCATTTTCTATGGCTCAAAGTCTGGTGGAGCTCAAACATCTTGAAGTATCCGGATGTGCAATAATGGAAGCAATAATATCATCAAGAGATCAACCTAATGGAGAAAATATCGATATCGTGTTCCGTAAGTTGGAAAGTCTAACATTAAAGCAACTTCCAAACCTCGATAGATTCTGTACTGAAAGTTGTACTGAATTTTCTTCCGTGATGAAATTTGATGCCGAGCTGGGGGCATCCATCTTTGATCCTATGAGTAGTAAAAAACTTGATGTCGAGAATGGGACTGCTATACGAGCATGTCTTTTTGACCCACAG GTAAAATTTCCGAGCTTGGAGAGACTGAAAATCGATGGGCTAGGGAAGTTGCACACGCTATGGAACAATAAATTTGCTGATCAAGACTCTTTTTGCCAACTCAAAGAAGTTGAAGTTTCAAATTGCAACAGTCTGAAAAAGATCTTTCCAGTCTCAGTAGCCAGACGTCTCCAAAAGCTACATTCGCTGTATGTGATAGGGTGTGATGAAGTGGAGGAAATCATTACTGGTGAACAAGGACTAGAAACAGAGTCTCCTCATTTAGTGTTTCCAAAAGTAACACATGTGGGATTTCTCTATCTTCCCAAACTGAGTAGATTCTATCCTGGGATTATTGCTTCCAAGTGGCCGTTACTCAAACAACTAAACATTTATGGATGTgggaaaatgaagatgtttgCCGCAGAACTTCCAATTTCTTCAGAAAGACATGAGCCGAACCCTCTAATTGAACAATCTCTCTTTCTAATTGACAAG GATTCATTCCCCAATTTAGAATTCTTGAAGCTAGATGTTGCGGGTGAGATTTGGTACGGTCCATCATCAGCACAGTTCTTTCCCAAATTAAAAACTATTCGGTTTTACAACTGGGCACGGTTCTCCAAGCAAGCCGCAATACATTTCCTTGAGAAATTACCGAATCTTGAGGAGATAGCAATTACCGATGATGTTTCCACGGAAATATTTGTGAATGAAGAAATTAATGGCGGTGAGGAGATACGTGCAGTAAAAACTTTGAGGGTCTATAGGATGCCCAAGCTCTTGCAATTAGGGAATGGGAACTCTCAAACAGCGGGCCCACTTTTCCCAAACTTGGTCACTCTTCATGTGTCTTGGTGTAACATGTTAAGGAGTGTAGAGTCATCCGCAATATCCTTCCGCAATCTAACAACTCTGGAAGTAGTTGATTGTGATGGATTGGAATACTTGACAAGTTATTCCGTAGCTAAGAGCTTAATGCAACTGACAACACTGCATGTGAGCTTTTGTATTGGCCTGAGAGCAATTATAGGGGCAAGCAACGAAGATGATCATGATACAGGAGCAACTTGTGAGATTGCTTTCACCCGGTTGCAACATTTGTCACTTTATCGTCTACCAAGCCTGCAAGGCTTTTGCTCGGGAAATTGCATTGTCAAACTCCCATCCTCAACAGAGTTACATGTCAGTTACTGCCCGATTGAGTTGAAGATTTCTTCTGAAGGGGTCCTGCTCAGTAATCGAAAACCAGAAAGAGTAGAAATAGCAAAACCAGAAATAGCGGAGGAGGTAGATGATAATGGTGacggagaaaaagaaaaagatgaggaTGTTGGCACGAG ACATTGA